A window of the Halobacterium hubeiense genome harbors these coding sequences:
- a CDS encoding 50S ribosomal protein L13 — MSLAEFDADVVVDARDCIMGRVASNVAERALDGESVAVVNAEQAVITGTKEDIFETYNTRAELGSDSGPYYPKRPDGVFKRAIRGMLPYKQQDGREAFENVRVYVGNPFDEDGEIIEGTSLDRLSTIRFVTVGEVSKELGANVTW; from the coding sequence ATGAGTCTCGCGGAGTTCGACGCCGACGTGGTCGTCGACGCGCGGGACTGCATCATGGGCCGCGTGGCGAGCAACGTCGCCGAGCGCGCCCTCGACGGCGAGTCGGTCGCCGTCGTCAACGCCGAGCAGGCAGTCATCACCGGCACCAAGGAGGACATCTTCGAGACGTACAACACGCGAGCGGAGCTGGGCTCCGACAGCGGTCCGTACTACCCGAAGCGCCCGGACGGCGTGTTCAAGCGCGCCATCCGCGGCATGCTGCCGTACAAGCAGCAGGACGGCCGCGAGGCGTTCGAGAACGTCCGCGTGTACGTCGGTAACCCGTTCGACGAGGACGGCGAAATCATCGAGGGAACGTCGCTGGACCGACTCTCGACGATTCGCTTCGTCACCGTCGGCGAGGTCTCCAAGGAACTAGGTGCTAACGTCACATGGTAA
- a CDS encoding PKD domain-containing protein, which translates to MRVACLFAACLVLATVATPGIAASNEAPLADAGLDQNVTRGTTVYLDAGGSRDPDGAVERYRWTVAAESGDATNATTTQCRSCQQTTFQAEATGTYRVTLEVTDDDGATATDTLYVTVKPGDPPAASLAGPTETTTGDPARFTADASAGSAPLDRLRWRVDGEHVATKTVSGDAESATRTVHFPTPGTHTVSVTAIDADGQRDSAETSTTVVEVADTVPTGASPPETPEDADVVGPKVVTGRGELTAEYELTNDVSGTWHQDDRHVATGSGTSRSFTAGVHELYAAIDGGVATFPDGSRTVVADPAPELTTVEVEDSSVVPVTVDATDDYENLYTVTVNVDGEPAETLTTDDLGGRVNGDRLTATTHLESLEPGNHTITVRARDARGQTDVAIRTVEVPGPPEVLSAGFVQDGPLDQYHPRIDESRYTATYRVKVDLNGVEPEQLGLKINIPGVEWKSNITSTSQKEGLLLLERSAYRGEILPISGSSRVTWRIDDYYNQTSDTVPVTLAPPEVYLETIDPQREHDALRGITFDARRSFDPDGTSVEYHWSGLDASKEQSRVTLSASSIVRLQLVDQQQQSTNSSYLLDWFAPELADAKIEDNGPFYPNETVPITITSERYYLTKETYNESLSFNIRPEHGSVVNRTLHKEKPGRVDDPDPEGRGRRHQWKIEVPAKAFRDGAINVSSYPTAHPHVEYNITVPQPTVYASAYSEVTDISTSISYLVERPRYTVKHTTSEQVRDDLLDAGYEVRRVDDAGHAYGLEKYVKTDPVEYDVDSRRFYEPERQQFFLESNPEWSANGTTTETQTWTTMENEWRSDRGGAGTFTGDTRRKQVRDAEYRTEKEFRYETTETYETTETYEDTYTTTEQEIKLQEKCGMFGCRIYRTTVSTTETHTVTRTREVTRSRTVYKTYWSTRPRSHTHEYTGDLRRVTVREPEYERQYEYEVERQHSETRRVYLAEHRTLVDPASYEWQSWKTVQSQFQAESAASSANVRISSVEPNKRWTLRKQAGTETARASSRRAGGRVLKTFGRGNVTLTKYFAREDTKQLPEMESREVYRTVEYTGTGMVNIGTVKGILTQKSEEKYGE; encoded by the coding sequence GTGAGAGTAGCTTGCCTGTTCGCTGCGTGCCTGGTTCTTGCCACCGTAGCGACACCCGGCATCGCCGCATCGAACGAAGCCCCGCTCGCCGACGCGGGCCTCGACCAGAACGTCACGCGAGGAACGACCGTCTACCTGGACGCTGGCGGTTCCCGAGACCCCGACGGCGCCGTCGAACGCTACCGCTGGACCGTCGCCGCCGAATCCGGCGACGCGACGAACGCGACGACGACGCAGTGTCGGAGCTGCCAGCAGACAACCTTCCAAGCGGAAGCGACTGGCACGTACCGCGTCACGCTCGAAGTCACCGACGACGACGGAGCCACGGCGACAGACACGCTGTACGTCACCGTCAAACCCGGCGACCCGCCCGCAGCATCGCTCGCCGGACCGACAGAGACCACAACTGGCGACCCCGCACGGTTTACCGCGGACGCCAGCGCCGGCAGCGCGCCGCTGGACCGACTCCGCTGGCGAGTCGACGGCGAACACGTCGCGACCAAGACGGTCTCGGGTGACGCCGAGAGCGCGACACGAACCGTCCACTTCCCGACGCCCGGAACGCACACCGTCTCTGTCACCGCCATCGACGCGGACGGCCAGCGGGACAGTGCCGAAACGTCCACCACGGTCGTCGAAGTCGCCGATACAGTCCCGACGGGCGCTAGTCCACCCGAGACTCCCGAAGACGCCGACGTCGTCGGTCCGAAAGTCGTCACCGGTCGCGGAGAACTCACCGCCGAGTACGAACTCACGAACGACGTCTCCGGCACGTGGCACCAAGACGACCGACACGTCGCAACTGGCTCCGGGACCTCGCGTTCGTTCACCGCGGGCGTCCACGAACTCTACGCCGCAATCGACGGCGGCGTCGCCACGTTCCCGGACGGCAGCCGAACTGTCGTCGCCGACCCCGCGCCCGAACTGACCACCGTCGAAGTCGAGGACAGCAGTGTCGTTCCCGTCACCGTCGACGCCACTGACGACTACGAGAACCTCTACACCGTGACCGTGAACGTGGACGGAGAACCGGCCGAGACACTCACCACGGACGACCTCGGCGGCCGCGTGAACGGAGACAGACTCACCGCGACGACACACCTCGAATCTCTCGAACCCGGCAACCACACGATCACGGTTCGAGCCCGCGACGCCCGCGGACAAACTGACGTCGCCATCCGTACCGTCGAGGTACCCGGTCCACCAGAAGTCCTGTCGGCCGGATTCGTTCAAGACGGCCCACTCGACCAGTACCATCCGCGAATCGACGAGTCCCGTTACACGGCGACGTACCGCGTGAAAGTAGATTTGAATGGGGTGGAGCCGGAGCAGTTAGGGCTTAAAATAAATATACCAGGGGTGGAATGGAAGTCAAATATAACATCCACCTCACAAAAAGAGGGTCTGTTATTATTAGAGAGGTCTGCATATAGAGGGGAAATTTTGCCGATTAGCGGGAGTTCGAGAGTGACTTGGAGAATAGATGATTATTATAACCAAACTAGTGACACAGTCCCGGTAACACTTGCTCCCCCAGAGGTTTACCTCGAAACGATCGACCCACAGAGAGAACATGACGCGCTCAGGGGGATCACTTTCGATGCGAGGCGGTCCTTTGACCCGGATGGAACGTCAGTAGAGTACCACTGGTCCGGCCTCGACGCGAGCAAAGAACAGTCGAGAGTGACGCTGTCCGCGAGCAGCATCGTGCGGCTGCAACTCGTCGACCAGCAGCAGCAGAGCACGAACTCGTCCTACCTACTGGACTGGTTTGCACCGGAGCTCGCTGACGCGAAGATCGAGGACAACGGCCCGTTCTATCCGAACGAGACTGTCCCCATCACGATTACCTCTGAACGCTATTATCTGACGAAGGAGACGTACAACGAGAGCTTATCGTTCAACATTCGCCCAGAACACGGTTCCGTAGTCAACCGAACGCTCCACAAAGAGAAACCCGGGCGAGTCGACGACCCGGACCCAGAGGGGAGAGGTAGACGCCATCAGTGGAAGATAGAAGTGCCAGCGAAGGCGTTCCGTGACGGAGCAATCAACGTCTCGTCGTATCCGACGGCACACCCCCACGTGGAATACAACATCACGGTACCTCAACCGACAGTCTACGCCTCCGCGTACAGCGAGGTGACCGACATTTCGACGTCGATCTCGTATTTAGTCGAGCGTCCCCGGTACACCGTCAAGCATACGACGAGCGAACAGGTTCGTGACGACCTCCTCGACGCCGGATACGAAGTGCGGCGGGTCGACGACGCAGGTCACGCGTACGGCCTCGAGAAGTACGTCAAGACCGACCCCGTAGAGTACGACGTTGACAGCCGGAGGTTCTACGAGCCGGAACGACAGCAGTTCTTCTTGGAGTCGAATCCCGAGTGGTCGGCCAATGGGACGACGACCGAAACGCAAACGTGGACGACTATGGAGAATGAGTGGCGCTCGGATCGAGGCGGTGCTGGTACGTTCACCGGGGACACTCGACGAAAGCAGGTCCGCGACGCCGAGTACCGAACTGAGAAGGAGTTCCGCTACGAGACGACCGAGACGTACGAAACCACGGAGACCTACGAGGACACGTACACGACGACGGAACAAGAGATTAAACTGCAAGAGAAGTGTGGGATGTTCGGCTGCAGAATATACCGGACTACCGTATCGACGACAGAGACGCATACGGTGACTCGAACGAGAGAAGTCACCAGGAGCAGGACTGTCTACAAAACGTACTGGTCGACGAGACCACGTAGCCATACCCACGAGTATACTGGCGACCTCCGGCGGGTGACCGTCCGCGAACCGGAGTACGAGCGCCAATACGAGTACGAAGTCGAACGCCAGCACTCCGAAACCCGGCGCGTGTACTTGGCCGAGCATCGAACGCTCGTCGATCCGGCCTCGTACGAATGGCAATCTTGGAAGACTGTCCAGAGTCAGTTCCAAGCTGAGAGTGCCGCTAGCTCTGCAAACGTTCGAATCAGCAGTGTCGAACCGAACAAGCGGTGGACGTTACGAAAACAGGCCGGAACAGAGACGGCACGTGCCAGTAGTCGTCGAGCGGGAGGACGAGTATTGAAGACGTTCGGTAGAGGGAACGTCACTCTCACGAAGTACTTCGCACGAGAGGATACGAAGCAACTACCGGAAATGGAGAGCCGTGAAGTCTATCGAACAGTCGAATACACCGGAACTGGTATGGTTAATATCGGTACAGTTAAAGGTATATTAACACAGAAATCGGAGGAAAAGTATGGCGAGTAA
- a CDS encoding 30S ribosomal protein S13, with translation MSSEEQDADEDIQYFVRIGQTDLDGTKTVERALAELDGVGRRVARVVAENADVDRTATIGRLEDDVIDDIKAAVNEFADHAPEWLANRRNDFYSGETQHVTGNDVNLTRDQDINRMQMIRSYKGIRHERGQKVRGQRTKSTGRTEGTIGVNVEAIKEEQAAEEAAGEEE, from the coding sequence ATGAGTTCGGAAGAACAAGACGCGGACGAGGACATTCAGTACTTCGTCCGCATCGGGCAGACAGACCTCGACGGCACCAAGACCGTCGAGCGTGCGCTCGCGGAACTCGACGGCGTCGGCCGACGAGTCGCGCGAGTCGTCGCGGAGAACGCGGACGTAGACCGCACCGCGACGATTGGTCGCCTCGAGGACGATGTCATCGACGACATCAAGGCGGCCGTCAACGAGTTCGCGGACCACGCTCCGGAGTGGCTCGCGAACCGTCGGAACGACTTCTACTCCGGCGAGACCCAGCACGTCACCGGCAACGACGTCAACCTGACGCGCGACCAGGACATCAATCGGATGCAGATGATTCGGTCCTACAAGGGCATCCGACACGAGCGCGGACAGAAGGTCCGCGGTCAGCGCACCAAGTCCACCGGTCGTACGGAAGGTACCATCGGCGTCAACGTCGAGGCTATCAAGGAAGAACAGGCAGCAGAAGAAGCAGCGGGTGAGGAAGAATAA
- a CDS encoding 2-oxoacid:acceptor oxidoreductase subunit alpha codes for MTDDELIWRVAGGSGDGIDSTSQNFAKALMRSGLDVFTHRHYPSRIRGGHTYVEIRARDGNVTSRGDGYNFLLALGDSFARNPSENAVYGDEEVKPLSENLDDLREGGVIVYDEGLLDVEDVPNFEERAEENNWHVYPLDLRSLAKEHGREVMRNTAGVGATAALIDMDLEHIEDLMSDAMGGEILEQNLEVLHDAYEQVNEMDQSHDLTVPEGEHDEEQVLVSGSHGIAYAAIDAGCRFISGYPMTPWTDVFTIMTNLLPDMGGISEQVEDEIAAAALAVGASHSGVKSMSGSSGGGFALMSEPLGLAEMTETPLVLLEAMRAGPSTGMPTKPEQADLEHILYTSQGDSHRVAFGPSDPKECYEQTRTAFEIAYEYQIPAIVVYDQKLSGEYRNVDASFFDRDPNPDLGSTLTEAELEDAPHDDTGKFERFRTDGVEDGVSPRSIPGQSGGRYLASGNEHWPTGHIAEDPDNRVAQVERRLQKLDAIRDDLDDRDQQVVYGDEDADFGLIVWGSQQGTVEEAVARMNDDGNAVKALGVSDLSPFPVEEVREFIESVDEAIVVEMSSTKQFRGLIQKELGNVDGKLSSLLKYNGNPFEPAEIVEAVELEQDGGGEPTAQTTLEPAAGD; via the coding sequence ATGACTGATGACGAACTCATCTGGCGAGTGGCAGGGGGTTCCGGCGACGGAATCGACTCCACGAGTCAGAACTTCGCGAAGGCGTTGATGCGGTCCGGACTCGACGTCTTCACGCATCGACACTACCCGTCCCGAATCCGCGGCGGCCACACGTACGTCGAGATTCGGGCGCGGGACGGCAACGTAACGTCGCGCGGCGACGGCTACAACTTCCTCCTCGCGCTCGGGGACTCGTTCGCGCGCAACCCCAGCGAGAACGCCGTCTACGGCGACGAGGAAGTGAAGCCGCTCTCCGAGAACCTCGACGACCTCCGCGAGGGCGGGGTCATCGTCTACGACGAGGGCCTCCTCGACGTAGAGGACGTCCCGAACTTCGAGGAGCGCGCCGAGGAGAACAACTGGCACGTCTACCCGCTCGACCTCCGCAGCCTCGCGAAGGAGCACGGCCGCGAGGTCATGCGCAACACCGCGGGCGTGGGCGCGACGGCCGCGCTCATCGACATGGACCTCGAGCACATCGAGGACCTGATGTCGGACGCGATGGGTGGCGAGATTCTCGAGCAGAACCTCGAGGTCCTCCACGACGCCTACGAGCAGGTCAACGAGATGGACCAGTCCCACGACCTGACGGTGCCCGAGGGCGAACACGACGAGGAGCAGGTCCTCGTCTCCGGCAGCCACGGCATCGCGTACGCGGCCATCGACGCCGGCTGTCGGTTCATCTCCGGCTACCCGATGACGCCGTGGACGGACGTGTTCACCATCATGACGAACCTCCTGCCGGACATGGGCGGCATCTCCGAGCAGGTCGAGGACGAAATCGCGGCGGCGGCGCTCGCGGTCGGCGCGAGCCACTCCGGCGTGAAGTCGATGTCCGGGTCGTCCGGTGGCGGGTTCGCGCTGATGAGCGAGCCGCTCGGCCTCGCGGAGATGACCGAGACGCCGCTGGTCCTGCTCGAAGCGATGCGCGCGGGTCCCTCCACGGGGATGCCGACGAAGCCCGAGCAGGCCGACCTCGAGCACATCCTGTACACGAGTCAGGGTGACAGCCACCGCGTCGCCTTCGGGCCCAGCGACCCCAAGGAGTGCTACGAGCAGACGCGGACGGCGTTCGAAATCGCCTACGAGTACCAGATTCCGGCCATCGTCGTCTACGACCAGAAGCTCTCCGGCGAGTACCGGAACGTGGACGCGTCGTTCTTCGACCGCGACCCGAACCCGGACCTCGGGAGCACGCTCACCGAGGCGGAACTGGAGGACGCGCCCCACGACGACACCGGGAAGTTCGAGCGGTTCCGGACGGATGGCGTCGAGGACGGCGTCAGCCCGCGCTCGATTCCCGGTCAGTCCGGCGGCCGCTATCTCGCGTCCGGCAACGAGCACTGGCCGACCGGCCACATCGCCGAGGACCCCGACAACCGCGTCGCGCAGGTCGAACGCCGGCTCCAGAAGCTCGACGCCATCCGCGACGACCTCGACGACCGCGACCAGCAGGTCGTCTACGGCGACGAGGACGCGGACTTCGGGCTCATCGTCTGGGGCAGCCAGCAGGGCACCGTCGAGGAAGCCGTCGCACGCATGAACGACGACGGGAACGCGGTGAAGGCGCTGGGCGTCAGCGACCTCTCGCCGTTCCCGGTCGAGGAGGTGCGGGAGTTCATCGAGAGCGTCGACGAAGCCATCGTCGTGGAGATGTCCTCGACGAAGCAGTTCCGCGGGCTCATCCAGAAGGAGCTCGGGAACGTCGACGGCAAGCTCTCCAGTCTCCTGAAGTACAACGGCAACCCGTTCGAGCCCGCCGAAATCGTCGAAGCGGTCGAGCTCGAACAGGACGGCGGCGGGGAACCGACCGCCCAGACTACCCTCGAACCTGCGGCAGGTGACTAA
- a CDS encoding 30S ribosomal protein S4: MALPGENTKFYETPNHPYQGERISEESDLVSRYGLKNKEELWRAQSELRNFRREARRLLGQTETVSGEEFVSRLQRIGVLSNQESLDDVLSLDVTDVLERRLQTVVYREGLANTVGQARQFISHGHITVDGSRVTEPSYTVEVSEEDAIAFDERSDLTDELHPARAGAQE, encoded by the coding sequence ATGGCGCTCCCAGGCGAGAACACCAAGTTCTACGAGACGCCGAATCACCCGTATCAGGGCGAACGCATCTCCGAGGAGAGCGACCTCGTCTCCCGGTACGGCCTGAAGAACAAGGAGGAGCTCTGGCGAGCGCAGTCCGAACTGCGCAACTTCCGCCGCGAGGCGCGTCGCCTGCTCGGCCAGACGGAGACGGTCAGCGGCGAGGAGTTCGTCTCCCGCCTCCAGCGCATCGGCGTGCTCTCCAACCAGGAGAGCCTCGACGACGTCCTCTCGCTCGACGTGACGGACGTCCTCGAACGCCGCCTGCAGACGGTCGTCTACCGCGAGGGCCTCGCGAACACTGTCGGTCAGGCCCGGCAGTTCATCTCCCACGGCCACATCACGGTCGACGGGAGCCGCGTCACGGAGCCCTCCTACACGGTCGAGGTGTCCGAGGAGGACGCCATCGCGTTCGACGAACGAAGCGACCTCACAGACGAACTGCACCCGGCTCGCGCCGGTGCACAGGAGTAA
- a CDS encoding 50S ribosomal protein L18e, with the protein MSKTSPRLSSLIAELKSVARDSGTDVWHDVAGRLEKPRRTHAEVNLSRIERYANEDETVVVPGKVLGSGALRKSVTVAAVDFSGSAKTKIEHADGEAVHLEQAVEQNPEGSDVRVIR; encoded by the coding sequence ATGAGTAAGACAAGTCCGAGACTCAGCAGTCTCATCGCCGAACTGAAGTCCGTCGCCCGAGATTCGGGCACGGACGTCTGGCACGACGTCGCTGGCCGGCTGGAGAAGCCGCGCCGCACGCACGCCGAGGTGAACCTGAGTCGCATCGAACGTTACGCGAACGAGGACGAGACCGTCGTCGTCCCCGGCAAGGTGCTGGGGTCCGGCGCGCTTCGAAAGTCCGTCACCGTCGCTGCCGTGGATTTCTCCGGCAGCGCGAAGACGAAAATCGAGCACGCCGACGGCGAGGCCGTCCATCTGGAACAGGCAGTCGAACAGAACCCCGAAGGATCCGACGTGCGGGTGATTCGATGA
- a CDS encoding DNA-directed RNA polymerase subunit D, whose protein sequence is MSTDFDVEFIDRDDREARFVVRNITPAFANGIRRAIIADVPTLSIDTVRFVENSSVMFDEQLALRLGLVPLTTPEDFAEGDTVTLALDVEGPGTAYSGDLVCQDPEVEAADENIPIIELKDDQRLELEADAELGYGRDHAKHQGGVAVGYRHLQRVNVVGERDEYADEEPQMLRGVIEEDGELVPTDDFDNDLTNRYPGKELEVEDVPGAFVFHVESDGSMPVTELVLRAVDSLVDRADELEQAVQL, encoded by the coding sequence ATGAGCACGGACTTCGACGTCGAATTCATCGACCGCGACGACCGGGAAGCCCGGTTCGTCGTTCGCAACATCACGCCGGCGTTCGCGAACGGCATTCGGCGAGCGATCATCGCCGACGTTCCGACGCTGTCCATCGACACCGTCCGGTTCGTCGAGAACTCCAGCGTGATGTTCGACGAACAGCTCGCGCTGCGTCTCGGCCTCGTGCCGTTGACGACGCCCGAGGACTTCGCCGAGGGTGACACGGTCACGCTCGCGCTCGACGTCGAGGGCCCGGGGACGGCGTACTCCGGGGACCTGGTCTGTCAGGACCCCGAAGTGGAGGCCGCCGACGAGAACATCCCCATCATCGAGCTCAAAGACGACCAGCGCCTCGAGTTGGAGGCCGACGCGGAACTCGGCTACGGCCGCGACCACGCCAAACACCAGGGCGGCGTCGCTGTCGGCTACCGACACCTCCAGCGCGTGAACGTCGTCGGCGAACGCGACGAGTACGCCGACGAGGAGCCCCAGATGCTCCGCGGCGTCATCGAGGAGGACGGCGAACTCGTGCCGACCGACGACTTCGACAACGACCTCACGAACCGGTACCCCGGCAAGGAGCTCGAAGTCGAGGACGTTCCCGGCGCGTTCGTCTTCCACGTCGAATCCGACGGCTCGATGCCCGTGACAGAGCTGGTTCTCCGAGCAGTCGACTCCCTGGTCGACCGCGCGGACGAACTCGAACAGGCAGTCCAACTATAA
- a CDS encoding 30S ribosomal protein S11, which produces MADDTKWGIAHIHASFNNTIMTVTDETGAETLAKSSGGTVVKQNRDEASPYAAMQMAEQLAEDVLDQGIDKVHVRVRGPGGNLQRSPGPGAQAAIRALARAGLEIGRIEDVTPVPHDGTRPPKNSGY; this is translated from the coding sequence ATGGCTGACGACACCAAATGGGGCATCGCGCACATCCACGCCTCGTTCAACAACACCATCATGACGGTCACCGACGAGACGGGCGCCGAGACGCTCGCAAAGTCGAGTGGCGGGACGGTGGTCAAGCAGAACCGTGACGAGGCGTCGCCGTACGCCGCGATGCAGATGGCCGAACAGCTCGCCGAAGACGTCTTAGACCAGGGCATCGACAAGGTGCACGTTCGCGTGCGCGGCCCCGGTGGCAACCTCCAGCGCAGCCCGGGTCCGGGCGCGCAGGCCGCCATCCGAGCGCTCGCTCGCGCCGGTCTCGAAATCGGCCGCATCGAGGACGTGACGCCCGTCCCCCACGACGGGACGCGTCCCCCGAAGAACAGCGGGTACTAA
- the moaA gene encoding GTP 3',8-cyclase MoaA, whose amino-acid sequence MLSDSFGREVSGVRVSLTDRCNFDCVYCHNEGLGDTRGPMDPRDHEMSADDVVRFLEVVEEFGVEKVKLTGGEPMLRDDLEEIIRRTPDSMEVSMTTNGTFLPGRAEDLVDAGLERVNVSQDALDAEDFKALTKSGAYEKVLEGVRAAVDAGLDPVKLNMVVFRKTAGYVPEMVDHVAENDALQLQLIEYMPEIAGHPEWAVDIDDVHDWLEERADRVEHREMHDRRRYWVNGGMVEIVDPVGNEEFCANCHRVRVTHEGYLKGCLNRNDDLRSMGEMTKPEIREAFRETVENRVPYYGEYMVEDGDGGWEVNDDYVEVYADGGTERTD is encoded by the coding sequence ATGCTCTCGGACTCGTTCGGGCGCGAGGTCTCCGGCGTCCGGGTCTCCCTGACCGACCGCTGTAACTTCGACTGTGTCTACTGCCACAACGAGGGGCTGGGGGACACGCGCGGGCCGATGGACCCACGGGACCACGAGATGAGCGCCGACGACGTGGTCCGGTTCCTCGAAGTCGTCGAGGAGTTCGGCGTCGAGAAGGTCAAACTCACCGGCGGGGAGCCGATGCTCCGCGACGACCTCGAAGAGATAATCCGACGGACGCCCGACTCGATGGAGGTGTCGATGACGACGAACGGGACGTTCCTCCCCGGGCGCGCGGAGGACCTCGTGGACGCGGGCCTCGAACGCGTGAACGTCTCGCAGGACGCGCTGGACGCCGAGGACTTCAAGGCGCTCACGAAGAGCGGCGCCTACGAGAAAGTCCTCGAAGGCGTGCGCGCGGCCGTGGACGCCGGCCTCGACCCGGTGAAACTGAACATGGTCGTGTTCCGGAAGACGGCGGGCTACGTGCCCGAGATGGTCGACCACGTCGCGGAGAACGACGCGCTCCAGCTCCAGCTCATCGAGTACATGCCCGAAATCGCCGGCCACCCGGAGTGGGCGGTGGACATCGACGACGTCCACGACTGGCTCGAAGAGCGCGCGGACCGCGTCGAGCACCGCGAGATGCACGACCGACGGCGGTACTGGGTGAACGGCGGCATGGTGGAAATCGTCGACCCCGTCGGCAACGAGGAGTTCTGCGCGAACTGCCACCGCGTGCGCGTCACGCACGAGGGGTACCTCAAGGGCTGTCTGAACCGCAACGACGACCTGCGGTCGATGGGCGAGATGACCAAGCCCGAGATTCGGGAGGCGTTCCGGGAGACCGTCGAGAACCGGGTGCCGTACTACGGCGAGTACATGGTAGAGGACGGCGACGGCGGCTGGGAGGTCAACGACGACTACGTGGAAGTGTACGCCGACGGCGGCACCGAACGCACCGACTGA
- a CDS encoding Mrp/NBP35 family ATP-binding protein, translating into MNEDDVLDLLRDVEDPSLDDDIVSLGLVNDLDVDGDKVTLSLALGAPYSPTETDIAGRVREVLSDAGLEPDLTAAIPDRNGGDVLPGVKNVIAVASGKGGVGKSTVAVNLAAGLSDRGARVGLFDADIYGPNVPRMVDADDHPRATESDTIVPPERHGMKLMSMAFMVGDDDPVIWRGPMVHKVLTQLVEDVEWGNLDYLVVDLPPGTGDTQLTMLQTVPLTGAVVVTTPQDVAVDDARKGLRMFGRHDTTVLGIAENMSGFVCPDCGGTHDIFGSGGGQEFADENELPFLGSIPLDPSVRQGGDEGAPVVLDDDNQTGEALREFVAETADMVGLVHRRNASRPAKH; encoded by the coding sequence ATGAACGAAGACGACGTGCTGGACCTCCTCCGCGACGTCGAGGACCCGTCCCTCGACGACGACATCGTCTCCCTCGGCCTCGTCAACGACCTCGACGTCGACGGCGACAAAGTCACGCTCTCGCTCGCGCTCGGCGCACCGTACTCCCCCACAGAGACCGACATCGCCGGCCGCGTCCGCGAAGTCCTCTCCGACGCCGGCCTCGAACCCGACCTCACCGCCGCCATCCCCGACCGCAACGGCGGCGACGTCCTCCCCGGCGTCAAGAACGTCATCGCAGTCGCCTCCGGCAAGGGCGGCGTCGGCAAGTCCACGGTCGCCGTCAACCTCGCGGCCGGCCTCTCCGACCGCGGCGCCCGCGTTGGCCTCTTTGACGCCGACATCTACGGCCCCAACGTCCCCCGGATGGTCGACGCCGACGACCACCCGCGCGCCACCGAGAGCGACACCATCGTCCCGCCCGAGCGCCACGGCATGAAGCTCATGAGCATGGCGTTCATGGTCGGCGACGACGACCCCGTCATCTGGCGCGGCCCCATGGTCCACAAGGTCCTCACGCAGCTCGTCGAGGACGTCGAGTGGGGCAACCTCGACTACCTCGTCGTCGACCTCCCGCCGGGCACCGGCGACACCCAGCTCACCATGCTCCAGACGGTCCCGCTCACCGGCGCCGTCGTCGTCACCACCCCGCAGGACGTCGCCGTCGACGACGCCCGCAAGGGACTCCGCATGTTCGGCCGCCACGACACCACCGTCCTCGGCATCGCCGAGAACATGAGCGGGTTCGTCTGCCCCGACTGCGGCGGCACCCACGACATCTTCGGTAGCGGCGGCGGGCAGGAGTTCGCCGACGAGAACGAACTCCCGTTCCTCGGCTCCATCCCCCTCGACCCCAGCGTCCGCCAGGGCGGCGACGAAGGCGCGCCGGTCGTCCTCGACGACGACAACCAGACCGGCGAAGCGCTCCGCGAGTTCGTCGCCGAAACCGCAGATATGGTCGGCCTCGTCCACCGCCGCAACGCCAGCCGACCCGCCAAGCACTGA